Proteins found in one Zea mays cultivar B73 chromosome 1, Zm-B73-REFERENCE-NAM-5.0, whole genome shotgun sequence genomic segment:
- the LOC103631961 gene encoding probable protein S-acyltransferase 22 isoform X1, with amino-acid sequence MRKHGWQLPYHPLQVVAIAVFSALGFAFYVFFVPFVGTKPFQIVAMAIYTPLITCVVVLYIWCAATNPGDPGIFDSTKNLKLDKNEKHSYVNSDQGINHGGRPLSETFGTADNSEKLSSMLERNDSPSWPRFSGIISLVCLPFSCLCKRCLHSDSLSSEHKMCEEGMFFCSLCEAEVLKNSKHCRVCDKCVDGFDHHCRWLNNCIGKRNYKGFFVLMASAVILWLSGGLVLILCIVKRGEFSRQVVTKLGSSFSTVAFVIVVATCTILAMVATVPLAQLLCFHVLLVKKGISTYDYIIALREHEEQQEVPGHQSPQMSIVSSVTGFSTASSFGPLHRGSWCTPPRLFLEDQFDAIPPEIGISRNSGSKKTKEEEGARRKAGAVKISPWTLARLNAEEVSKAAAEARKKSKILKPVGKHGAPENSSKPDHLPSYKRRLDRRGFPAELSLDPLATLSASGTESNYSDAATEICGSLAPLQLEARSAFQPSTAASTRNVASSPESSFDSPNLHPFRTSSATADEMQGAMMHTAHRGIEFKRSSSDGYEASGGEDSDRIPSRIVHRSSNWASVFLHSGQGDPPADLLTTSAEGFVANDSGS; translated from the exons ATGAGGAAGCATGGGTGGCAGCTGCCGTACCACCCTCTCCAG GTGGTTGCGATAGCCGTGTTCTCGGCACTGGGGTTCGCCTTCTACGTCTTCTTCGTGCCGTTCGTGGGGACGAAGCCGTTCCAGATTGTGGCCATGGCTATCTACACTCCATTG ATTACATGTGTTGTTGTGTTATACATATGGTGTGCGGCAACAAATCCTGGAGACCCAGGCATTTTCGATTCAACGAAGAATTTGAAATTAGATAAGAATGAAAAGCACTCCTATGTGAATTCGGATCAGGGGATTAATCATGGAGGAAGGCCATTAAGTGAGACTTTTGGTACTGCTGATAACAGTGAGAAGCTGAGCAGCATGCTTGAGAGGAACGATTCGCCTTCTTGGCCCAGATTTTCTGGAATTATTTCCCTGGTTTGTCTCCCATTCTCTTGCCTTTGCAAACGGTGTCTCCATTCAGACAGTCTATCTTCAGAACACAAAATGTGTGAAGAAGGCATGTTTTTCTGCAGCTTATGCGAAGCAGAG GTTTTGAAGAACAGTAAGCATTGTAGAGTATGTGACAAATGTGTTGATGGCTTTGACCATCACTGCAGA TGGCTTAACAATTGCATAGGGAAAAGGAACTACAAAGGTTTCTTTGTTCTAATGGCTTCTGCAGTTATCCTG TGGTTGTCGGGGGGACTTGTGTTGATTCTCTGTATTGTGAAGCGAGGAGAATTCTCCAGGCAGGTTGTCACAAAGTTGGGAAGCAGCTTCTCAACAGTGGCTTTTGTAATTGTTGTG GCAACTTGCACCATTTTAGCAATGGTTGCAACCGTACCACTTGCCCAGCTTTTATGTTTTCATGTCCTTCTTGTAAAAAAG GGAATTAGCACATATGATTACATCATAGCTTTGAGGGAGCACGAGGAACAACAAGAGGTTCCTGGACACCAAAGCCCGCAGATGTCTATTGTTAGTTCTGTTACTGGTTTTAGCACAGCCAGTTCTTTTGGGCCTCTTCATCGTGGTTCATGGTGCACTCCACCAAGATTATTCCTGGAAGACCAG TTCGATGCCATTCCTCCAGAGATTGGCATTTCACGGAATTCAGGCAGTAAGAAAACTAAGGAAGAGGAAGGAGCAAGGAGAAAAGCTGGAGCAGTGAAAATCAGTCCATGGACATTGGCGCGGCTTAATGCAGAGGAAGTCTCAAAGGCAGCCGCGGAGGCAAGGAAGAAATCCAAAATCCTGAAACCAGTTGGAAAACATGGCGCCCCAGAGAACAGCAGCAAACCAGACCATTTGCCTAGCTACAAGAGACGGCTAGACAGGAGAGGTTTCCCTGCTGAACTCTCTCTTGACCCACTTGCAACTCTATCTGCAAGCGGCACCGAAAGCAACTACAGCGACGCAGCAACAGAAATCTGTGGCAGTCTAGCCCCGTTACAGCTCGAAGCGAGAAGTGCTTTCCAACCGAGTACTGCAGCGTCCACAAGAAATGTTGCTTCATCGCCTGAAAGTAGCTTTGACTCACCAAATCTCCACCCCTTCCGCACTTCCTCGGCCACAGCTGATGAGATGCAGGGAGCCATGATGCATACAGCTCACAGGGGCATCGAGTTTAAAAGATCGTCAAGCGATGGTTATGAAGCATCAGGAGGTGAAGATAGCGACCGCATCCCTTCAAGGATCGTGCACAGGTCGTCAAACTGGGCCAGTGTCTTTCTGCATTCTGGTCAGGGAGACCCTCCAGCTGATCTGCTGACGACATCAGCTGAAGGTTTTGTAGCTAACGACTCTGGTTCCTAG
- the LOC103631961 gene encoding probable protein S-acyltransferase 22, whose amino-acid sequence MRKHGWQLPYHPLQVVAIAVFSALGFAFYVFFVPFVGTKPFQIVAMAIYTPLITCVVVLYIWCAATNPGDPGIFDSTKNLKLDKNEKHSYVNSDQGINHGGRPLSETFGTADNSEKLSSMLERNDSPSWPRFSGIISLVCLPFSCLCKRCLHSDSLSSEHKMCEEGMFFCSLCEAEVLKNSKHCRVCDKCVDGFDHHCRWLNNCIGKRNYKGFFVLMASAVILLVMQWLSGGLVLILCIVKRGEFSRQVVTKLGSSFSTVAFVIVVATCTILAMVATVPLAQLLCFHVLLVKKGISTYDYIIALREHEEQQEVPGHQSPQMSIVSSVTGFSTASSFGPLHRGSWCTPPRLFLEDQFDAIPPEIGISRNSGSKKTKEEEGARRKAGAVKISPWTLARLNAEEVSKAAAEARKKSKILKPVGKHGAPENSSKPDHLPSYKRRLDRRGFPAELSLDPLATLSASGTESNYSDAATEICGSLAPLQLEARSAFQPSTAASTRNVASSPESSFDSPNLHPFRTSSATADEMQGAMMHTAHRGIEFKRSSSDGYEASGGEDSDRIPSRIVHRSSNWASVFLHSGQGDPPADLLTTSAEGFVANDSGS is encoded by the exons ATGAGGAAGCATGGGTGGCAGCTGCCGTACCACCCTCTCCAG GTGGTTGCGATAGCCGTGTTCTCGGCACTGGGGTTCGCCTTCTACGTCTTCTTCGTGCCGTTCGTGGGGACGAAGCCGTTCCAGATTGTGGCCATGGCTATCTACACTCCATTG ATTACATGTGTTGTTGTGTTATACATATGGTGTGCGGCAACAAATCCTGGAGACCCAGGCATTTTCGATTCAACGAAGAATTTGAAATTAGATAAGAATGAAAAGCACTCCTATGTGAATTCGGATCAGGGGATTAATCATGGAGGAAGGCCATTAAGTGAGACTTTTGGTACTGCTGATAACAGTGAGAAGCTGAGCAGCATGCTTGAGAGGAACGATTCGCCTTCTTGGCCCAGATTTTCTGGAATTATTTCCCTGGTTTGTCTCCCATTCTCTTGCCTTTGCAAACGGTGTCTCCATTCAGACAGTCTATCTTCAGAACACAAAATGTGTGAAGAAGGCATGTTTTTCTGCAGCTTATGCGAAGCAGAG GTTTTGAAGAACAGTAAGCATTGTAGAGTATGTGACAAATGTGTTGATGGCTTTGACCATCACTGCAGA TGGCTTAACAATTGCATAGGGAAAAGGAACTACAAAGGTTTCTTTGTTCTAATGGCTTCTGCAGTTATCCTG CTTGTGATGCAGTGGTTGTCGGGGGGACTTGTGTTGATTCTCTGTATTGTGAAGCGAGGAGAATTCTCCAGGCAGGTTGTCACAAAGTTGGGAAGCAGCTTCTCAACAGTGGCTTTTGTAATTGTTGTG GCAACTTGCACCATTTTAGCAATGGTTGCAACCGTACCACTTGCCCAGCTTTTATGTTTTCATGTCCTTCTTGTAAAAAAG GGAATTAGCACATATGATTACATCATAGCTTTGAGGGAGCACGAGGAACAACAAGAGGTTCCTGGACACCAAAGCCCGCAGATGTCTATTGTTAGTTCTGTTACTGGTTTTAGCACAGCCAGTTCTTTTGGGCCTCTTCATCGTGGTTCATGGTGCACTCCACCAAGATTATTCCTGGAAGACCAG TTCGATGCCATTCCTCCAGAGATTGGCATTTCACGGAATTCAGGCAGTAAGAAAACTAAGGAAGAGGAAGGAGCAAGGAGAAAAGCTGGAGCAGTGAAAATCAGTCCATGGACATTGGCGCGGCTTAATGCAGAGGAAGTCTCAAAGGCAGCCGCGGAGGCAAGGAAGAAATCCAAAATCCTGAAACCAGTTGGAAAACATGGCGCCCCAGAGAACAGCAGCAAACCAGACCATTTGCCTAGCTACAAGAGACGGCTAGACAGGAGAGGTTTCCCTGCTGAACTCTCTCTTGACCCACTTGCAACTCTATCTGCAAGCGGCACCGAAAGCAACTACAGCGACGCAGCAACAGAAATCTGTGGCAGTCTAGCCCCGTTACAGCTCGAAGCGAGAAGTGCTTTCCAACCGAGTACTGCAGCGTCCACAAGAAATGTTGCTTCATCGCCTGAAAGTAGCTTTGACTCACCAAATCTCCACCCCTTCCGCACTTCCTCGGCCACAGCTGATGAGATGCAGGGAGCCATGATGCATACAGCTCACAGGGGCATCGAGTTTAAAAGATCGTCAAGCGATGGTTATGAAGCATCAGGAGGTGAAGATAGCGACCGCATCCCTTCAAGGATCGTGCACAGGTCGTCAAACTGGGCCAGTGTCTTTCTGCATTCTGGTCAGGGAGACCCTCCAGCTGATCTGCTGACGACATCAGCTGAAGGTTTTGTAGCTAACGACTCTGGTTCCTAG
- the LOC100284198 gene encoding Vesicle transport protein GOT1: MVSFEMNDLKKIGLGLTGFGIFFSFLGIVFFFDKGLIAMGNILFLSGLGLTIGLKSTMQFFTKPKNYKGTISFGAGFFLVLIGWPFFGMLLEAYGFIVLFSGFWPTLSVFLQRIPIIGWIFQQPFVTSFLDRYRGKRVPV, encoded by the exons ATGGTTTCCTTCGAGATGAATGACCTCAAGA AGATTGGGCTTGGCCTGACAGGCTTTGGAATATTCTTCTCATTTCTGGGAATTGTTTTCTTCTTTGACAAGGGGCTCATCGCAATGGGCAAT ATTCTTTTCCTGTCAGGTTTGGGTTTGACAATTGGTCTGAAATCAACTATGCAGTTCTTCACCAAGCCAAAGAATTACAAG GGTACTATCTCATTTGGTGCTGGTTTTTTTCTGGTTCTCATTGGGTGGCCGTTTTTTGGCATGCTCTTAGAGGCATATGGCTTTATTGTACTCTTCAG TGGGTTCTGGCCAACACTTTCTGTGTTCTTGCAGAGGATTCCTATCATCGGCTGGATTTTCCAACAACCATTTGTGACATCG TTCCTTGACCGCTACAGAGGAAAACGTGTTCCGGTCTAG